A region of Vitis riparia cultivar Riparia Gloire de Montpellier isolate 1030 chromosome 1, EGFV_Vit.rip_1.0, whole genome shotgun sequence DNA encodes the following proteins:
- the LOC117922767 gene encoding uncharacterized protein LOC117922767, with the protein MIFKNNSIDLLFLASIILLSIAAEKSRLLVGEEDSSKSWTGKFTVFNCFDVGTGTIACVVKEVVRIYLHYIRAVHVRKVRAEAETEALNEGFSQGLRYEDASKRACEKGDAAARRAYLQAKHIMGHLISSGWDVFETLYVGGTITEGLIRGSGTLLGSHAGGYIGEQRLGWIGSLVGSQMGSWVGGRIGLMAYDVGNGVQYLLQLGKEHSSNGSSSSRGSLL; encoded by the coding sequence CTGAAAAATCCAGACTGCTGGTTGGAGAAGAAGATTCATCAAAAAGTTGGACAGGGAAGTTTACAGTCTTTAACTGCTTTGACGTGGGCACTGGGACGATAGCATGTGTGGTCAAGGAGGTTGTGAGGATCTATCTACACTATATCAGGGCGGTTCATGTACGAAAAGTAAGAGCAGAGGCAGAAACGGAAGCACTGAATGAGGGATTCTCACAGGGACTGAGATATGAAGATGCCAGCAAGCGGGCATGTGAAAAGGGAGATGCAGCAGCAAGGAGGGCATATCTCCAAGCCAAGCACATCATGGGGCATTTGATTTCCTCAGGATGGGACGTTTTTGAAACTCTGTACGTTGGGGGCACCATTACAGAAGGGTTAATTAGGGGCAGTGGTACACTGTTGGGATCACATGCCGGTGGCTACATTGGAGAGCAGAGGCTTGGGTGGATTGGGTCTCTTGTTGGAAGCCAAATGGGGAGTTGGGTTGGAGGAAGAATAGGTCTAATGGCTTATGATGTGGGGAATGGAGTTCAATACTTGCTTCAACTTGGTAAAGAACATAGCTCTAATGGAAGCTCTAGTTCGAGGGGTTCTTTGCTTTAG